In Spinacia oleracea cultivar Varoflay chromosome 5, BTI_SOV_V1, whole genome shotgun sequence, a single window of DNA contains:
- the LOC110797291 gene encoding probable serine/threonine-protein kinase WNK11: MGSSSQVNDIDDIEVVERDPTGCYVRYDEILGEEEEERVFKTVYKGFDEVNGIEIAWTKIELSEKIFKLQEQFQSVCSEVDRLKSLKHENIMRYYCSWVDNNDEKKMTVNIVTELSTSGNMSQYRKKHNLIDKKAIKNWARQILKGLHYLHSHNPPIIHRGLNCDSIFVNGYSGKVKIGDLGLSTMLQQVETGRAVGESPAFMAPELFGEDHNQLVDIYSFGMCLLQMVTRVLPYSECSNPGQIYEKVVSGIKPDVLSKVTDPVVKEFIEKCLGPASTRPSAMELLNDPFLAPSDSGSSPRSGTPSPRSECVSSLLSRTSSHVASSPTPAASEESLKGMIIENKFKLQGKMEDSESISMNLRINGKRIKFMYFVKTDTSKSVVEEMVDKLELTAEDAEVITVLIEDLVRELVPVVSNSCSLADSENSDKISSSYSSWTDVSSQHSMTAESVSVKNQDTKLVYSNGGSNHTSMNGFSSSTQQEKQVTEDIRRGDRKCSVKVAKVPSRSLRKLLCFCGNRF; this comes from the coding sequence ATGGGTTCGAGTTCACAAGTAAACGACATTGATGATATTGAGGTTGTCGAGAGAGATCCGACAGGATGTTACGTAAGGTACGATGAGATATtgggagaagaagaagaagaaagggtCTTTAAAACAGTTTACAAAGGGTTTGATGAAGTTAATGGTATAGAAATTGCTTGGACTAAAATCGAGTTATcagaaaaaatattcaaattacaAGAACAGTTTCAGAGTGTGTGTTCAGAAGTCGATCGTTTGAAATCTTTGAAGCATGAAAACATCATGAGGTATTATTGTTCATGGGTCGATAACAATGACGAGAAGAAGATGACCGTTAATATAGTTACTGAACTCTCAACCTCTGGGAATATGAGTCAGTATCGCAAGAAACACAATCTTATTGACAAAAAGGCGATCAAGAATTGGGCTAGACAGATTTTAAAAGGTCTTCATTATCTTCATTCTCATAATCCTCCAATTATTCATCGAGGTCTCAACTGTGATAGCATCTTTGTTAATGGGTATTCGGGCAAGGTTAAAATTGGAGATCTTGGACTTTCGACGATGCTTCAACAAGTCGAAACGGGTCGGGCTGTTGGTGAATCACCCGCATTCATGGCACCGGAGCTTTTTGGTGAAGATCATAATCAGTTGGTGGATATTTATTCTTTTGGGATGTGTTTGTTGCAGATGGTTACCCGGGTTTTACCGTATAGTGAATGCAGTAACCCGGGTCAGATTTATGAGAAGGTTGTGTCGGGTATTAAGCCTGATGTTCTTAGCAAAGTAACCGACCCGGTTGTGAAGGAGTTCATTGAGAAGTGTTTGGGTCCTGCTTCAACAAGACCCTCAGCAATGGAACTCTTGAATGACCCGTTTCTTGCACCGAGTGATTCTGGATCGTCTCCAAGATCCGGTACTCCTAGTCCAAGATCTGAATGTGTGAGTTCATTGCTTTCTAGAACATCTAGTCATGTGGCTAGCTCACCTACACCTGCTGCTTCTGAGGAATCATTAAAGGGGATGATTATTGAAAATAAGTTCAAGTTACAAGGGAAGATGGAGGATAGTGAGTCAATATCTATGAACTTACGGATTAATGGTAAAAGGATTAAATTTATGTACTTTGTTAAAACAGATACAAGTAAGTCTGTTGTAGAAGAGATGGTGGATAAACTCGAGTTGACAGCAGAAGATGCAGAAGTTATTACAGTGCTAATTGAAGACTTGGTTAGGGAACTTGTACCTGTTGTTAGTAATAGTTGCAGTCTTGCAGACTCAGAAAATTCTGACAAGATATCTTCATCATATTCATCATGGACTGATGTCAGTTCACAACACAGTATGACTGCAGAATCTGTCAGTGTTAAAAACCAGGATACCAAACTAGTATACTCAAATGGTGGAAGTAATCATACAAGTATGAATGGCTTTTCTTCTTCAACACAGCAAGAGAAGCAAGTTACAGAAGATATTAGAAGAGGTGACAGAAAATGCAGTGTAAAGGTAGCAAAGGTACCATCTAGGTCCTTGAGAAAGCTGTTGTGTTTTTGTGGGAACAGATTCTAG
- the LOC110797289 gene encoding F-box protein SKIP23 produces the protein MNRETSRKKLALVDWSELPKELLEKISGGLIGLSGPDYLTFRKVCRKWRDSCPPPTNLFFPGFPLEIPTYLGREVVLFPSFIYVLRLPLHKCNPTTTSWIVQVDEFNPGKLQVRNPVTNNRLYVDNFPETLNFNDYSSLPYAISYNLRLSTGNDDVFDSRCYPWRDYPVKTKSILLECGMVVVLSLGQVGMLGILKVNGDWKFTDFGYNGRFDDIEVFKEHICVLTRFGKSFLINGADGKLISLISKPLSKSYVGDRRKLLTAYGDDLYMIARGECEFKVFKLNGKLQQWERVNSLGDKILFVSYDKCFLLDADYLPVFERNCILFPKNCFPNNSGDYSVDGELFQGATRHLEIGVFFLGQKFCQPISSYPRLSKLFWPIPSWIMSDSCSSLGSDRFSEEDEEMETSSYSGSESSLKEQSSNAVSHHGKNIHPSSSDQIDTFLEDVSSENNGTSIPAIDSPLQITQDNSLLEKFQGADVSSNLVPVRSNDLLTWALESLAKMVIILQKNTGESLDDSQAEYLKLSLVDLQTLHFRLDWMVPFVERALAIHKSKCQKIIVTDLEKRKSKLLAELHELEQMEKTLAGSLIISTAPPILKKGLAEGLF, from the exons ATGAATCGCGAGACGTCGAGAAAGAAGCTTGCACTGGTGGATTGGTCGGAGCTCCCGAAAGAATTGCTGGAAAAAATCTCCGGCGGGCTTATCGGACTTTCCGGCCCCGATTACTTAACATTCCGAAAAGTTTGCAGAAAATGGCGTGATTCTTGCCCTCCTCCGACCAACCTCTTTTTTCCTGGTTTCCCTCTCGAAATTCCAACTTACTTAGGTCGAGAGGTAGTTCTATTTCCGAGCTTCATCTACGTTCTTAGACTCCCTCTGCACAAATGCAATCCCACCACCACTAGTTGGATTGTCCAAGTCGACGAGTTCAATCCTGGTAAGCTCCAAGTTCGCAATCCTGTTACTAATAATCGCCTCTATGTTGATAATTTCCCCGAAACCCTAAATTTCAATGATTACTCATCGCTGCCCTATGCAATTAGTTACAATCTCCGTCTCTCTACCGGTAACGATGATGTTTTTGATTCCCGATGTTACCCTTGGCGGGATTATCCGGTAAAGACCAAATCCATTTTATTAGAATGTGGTATGGTGGTAGTGttgtcgcttggtcaagtaggGATGTTAGGAATTTTGAAGGTTAATGGGGATTGGAAGTTCACAGATTTTGGCTATAATGGGCGCTTCGACGATATTGAGGTGTTCAAGGAGCATATTTGTGTGTTAACTCGTTTTGGGAAATCTTTCCTTATTAATGGTGCTGATGGGAAATTGATTAGCTTGATAAGTAAACCGCTTTCAAAGAGTTATGTTGGTGATAGGCGCAAACTTTTGACTGCATATGGTGACGATTTGTACATGATTGCTCGAGGGGAATGCGAATTTAAGGTGTTTAAGTTGAATGGAAAGTTGCAACAGTGGGAAAGAGTAAATAGTTTGGGAGATAAGATATTGTTTGTGTCTTATGATAAGTGTTTCTTACTTGATGCGGATTATCTACCAGTATTTGAAAGGAATTGTATTCTGTTCCCTAAGAATTGTTTTCCTAATAATTCTGGAGATTACTCTGTTGATGGGGAATTGTTTCAAGGAGCAACTCGGCACCTGGAGATTGGTGTGTTCTTTTTGGGTCAGAAATTTTGTCAGCCAATATCATCTTACCCGCGATTGTCTAAATTGTTTTGGCCAATTCCTTCTTGGATCATGTCAGATTCGTGCTCATCATTGGG CTCAGATAGGTTTTCCGAGGAGGATGAAGAAATGGAAACCTCTAGCTATAGTGGTTCAGAATCTAGCTTAAAGGAACAAAGTTCAAATGCTGTTTCGCATCATGGAAAGAACATACACCCTTCATCCTCAGACCAAATAGACACATTTCTAGAAG ACGTCTCAAGTGAGAATAATGGTACATCAATTCCAGCTATAGATTCTCCTCTCCAG ATTACTCAGGATAACTCTTTACTAGAGAAATTCCAAGGGGCAGATGTGAGCTCCAATTTAGTCCCAGTTCGCAGTAATGACCTTCTGACGTGGGCCTTGGAATCACTTGCAAAGATGGTAATTATTCTTCAAAAAAATACCGGGGAGTCCTTGGATGACTCCCAAGCTGAGTACCTGAAGTTGTCCCTGGTTGATCTTCAAACGCTGCATTTCAGATTAGATTGGATGGTTCCCTTTGTCGAAAGGGCTTTGGCAATTCACAAAAGCAAGTGTCAGAAAATTATTGTGACAGACCTTGAGAAAAGAAAGTCCAAGCTCCTTGCAGAATTACATGAACTAGAACAAATGGAAAAGACTCTGGCTGGTAGCTTAATAATATCCACTGCACCACCAATCTTAAAGAAAGGCTTAGCTGAAGGACTTTTCTGA
- the LOC110797299 gene encoding homeobox protein HAT3.1: MGNKNDTNAKEKQGVELSENDLGSLNQLDKPVQMDNVVSDGIFSKGVDVSLGVEHELENQGGGAHESVKIEQSGFKGKADSEAEPDNVKVEQNAESKETAIGSSPMEGVQISLVEQVENLNGDMLKNSGKIEKNEGDACNTEVVPIAQPTPPPDKTGEKGLVVVFAVPAPDGSEPPKRGRTPKAAVTSMKKTPQLVSGASNRVLRTKSEENSEDPEPSVNLETTKGSTGRRGRKKGKEKDGKIDDEFLKMRKHLRYLLHRIHYEQNLLDAYSSEGWRGQSIEKLRPEKELQRAKADINRSKLKIRDLFQRLHSMSAEGKFPETLYDSEGLIDSEDIFCAKCGAKDLTTGNDIILCDGICERGFHQYCLNPPLLTEQIPPGDEGWLCPSCDCKHDCVDLLNDSQGTRLAIEDSWEKVFPEAVAATSGKELDDVMGLPSDDSEDNEYNPDGTDDDANVEGNESSSSESDSDKSDPSDASYVSEDLGATPGTDQNLGLPSDDSEDDDFDPDAANVNEEGDELEKSSSDFTSASENLAEAIGDDGTSDIDVPRLPSEPEQDFGDSPAITSKRCLKRLDYKKLYDETYENADLDASDDDDEEWTDMVGTRKRKGTAEKTVSVSTSLGASASADSDCSSGAPRRRSRPKANPRVANGTPARLQKKGSGGSSKRRPPYNRLGEAVTQRLYESFKENQYPDRQTKEKLANELGLTAHRVDKWFGNARWSFNHRPSRAEASMSRSASQSSTPQHVACNGGGSALAGTDAAVPESGSADTRMERTPRKSGKKNTEGDQSMLETSKTENSKEGIQTDLFKTPEASQGKMSRKRRKSGA, encoded by the exons ATGGGAAATAAAAATGATACAAATGCTAAAGAGAAGCAAGGGGTAGAATTGTCAGAGAACGATCTTGGAAGTCTTAATCAACTAGATAAGCCAGTGCAAATGGACAATGTGGTTTCAGATGGTATTTTCTCGAAGGGAGTGGATGTTAGCTTAGGAGTTGAACATGAGTTAGAAAATCAAGGGGGAGGCGCTCATGAAAGTGTGAAAATTGAGCAATCAGGATTTAAAGGTAAGGCTGATTCTGAAGCTGAACCAGACAATGTAAAAGTTGAGCAGAATGCAGAAAGTAAAGAAACTGCAATTGGCTCATCTCCGATGGAAGGTGTCCAGATTTCCCTGGTTGAACAAGTGGAAAATTTGAATGGTGATATGTTGAAGAATAGTGGTAAAATTGAGAAAAATGAAGGTGATGCCTGTAACACAGAGGTTGTTCCTATTGCCCAACCCACACCACCCCCTGACAAAACAGGTGAGAAAGGGCTCGTTGTGGTATTCGCAGTTCCAGCTCCTGATGGTAGTGAGCCACCTAAACGAGGCCGAACACCTAAGGCTGCAGTAACTTCAATGAAGAAAACCCCTCAACTAGTATCAGGAGCTAGTAACAGAGTCTTGCGCACCAAGTCAGAAGAGAACTCGGAAGATCCTGAACCAAGTGTTAATCTGGAAACTACAAAGGGAAGCACAGGAAGAAGAGGGAGGAAAAAGGGGAAGGAAAAGGACGGAAAAATTGATGATGAATTCTTAAAAATGCGAAAGCATTTGAGATACTTACTACACAGGATTCATTATGAACAAAATTTACTCGATGCTTATTCCAGTGAAGGGTGGAGGGGACAAAG CATAGAGAAGTTAAGGCCGGAGAAGGAGCTTCAGCGTGCAAAAGCTGATATAAATCGTTCCAAGTTGAAAATTAGGGATCTATTTCAGCGACTTCATTCAATGTCTGCTGAAGGGAAATTCCCAGAAACATTATATGATTCTGAAGGTCTCATTGACAGTGAGGAT ATATTCTGTGCCAAGTGCGGGGCGAAAGATTTAACTACAGGCAATGACATTATTCTCTGTGATGGTATCTGTGAACGTGGGTTCCACCAGTACTGTTTAAATCCACCGTTGCTAACTGAACAAA TTCCACCTGGTGATGAGGGTTGGCTATGTCCATCTTGTGATTGCAAACATGACTGTGTTGATTTGCTTAATGATTCTCAAGGAACAAGGCTTGCAATTGAGGACAGTTGGGAG AAAGTTTTTCCTGAAGCAGTAGCAGCAACTTCTGGCAAGGAGCTGGATGATGTTATGGGACTCCCATCAGATGATTCCGAGGATAATGAATACAACCCAGATGGGACAGATGACGATGCGAATGTTGAAGGGAATGAATCAAGCTCTTCTGAGTCTGATTCAGATAAGTCTGACCCTTCAGATGCCTCTTATGTTTCAGAAGATCTGGGGGCCACACCTGGGACTGACCAAAATCTTGGGCTTCCTTCTGATGATTCcgaggatgatgattttgatccAGATGCTGCAAACGTTAACGAAGAGGGGGATGAACTTGAAAAATCAAGTTCAGATTTTACATCTGCTTCTGAGAATCTAGCTGAAGCAATTGGTGATGATGGCACTTCAGACATTGATGTGCCACGTCTACCTTCGGAGCCGGAGCAAGACTTTGGTGATTCTCCAGCTATTACtagtaaaagatgtttgaagAGATTGGACTACAAGAAGCTCTACGAT GAAACGTATGAAAATGCTGATTTGGATgcaagtgatgatgatgatgaagaatgGACAGATATGGTTGGAACAAGGAAAAGGAAAGGCACTGCTGAGAAAACTGTTTCAGTTTCAACAAGTTTGGGTGCCTCTGCTTCTGCTGATAGTGACTGTAGCTCAGGTGCTCCTCGAAGAAGAAGTCGACCGAAGGCCAATCCTCGAGTTGCAAATGGGACACCGGCTCGGTTGCAGAAAAAAGGTTCTGGTGGCAGTAGTAAAAGGCGACCACCATATAACAGACTTGGAGAGGCAGTGACTCAG AGGCTCTATGAATCATTTAAGGAAAATCAGTATCCTGATCGTCAAACAAAAGAGAAGTTGGCAAATGAACTTGGACTCACAGCTCATCGG GTGGACAAATGGTTTGGCAATGCTCGTTGGAGCTTCAATCACCGTCCATCACGTGCAGAAGCAAGTATGAGCCGATCTGCATCACAAAGCAGTACTCCACAACATGTTGCTTGCAATGGAGGCGGGAGTGCTTTGGCTGGTACTGATGCTGCGGTCCCTGAGAGTGGCAGTGCGGATACCAGAATGGAACGTACACCTCGCAAGTCTGGGAAGAAGAATACTGAAGGCGATCAGTCAATGCTAGAGACCTCAAAGACAGAGAACTCAAAAGAAGGTATTCAAACTGACCTGTTTAAAACCCCAGAAGCTTCACAAGGAAAAATGTCTAGGAAAAGAAGAAAATCTGGTGCCTGA
- the LOC110797300 gene encoding F-box protein SKIP23: MGERKGNVKIKRWKVDWSNLPEQALSRIIYYLDYGYDHSRFRAVCKNWRSSSDPPDCLLYYNLPLKIPTHSPVFKSSTHPVFLMYGEFCLIQPLHDSSKSFFVFVEELTPGKLRLLHPITGIPFHNISTSINLFDFQLDYPFYSTNICFANGDQNVFNSNGLSFWSNHPVKTKVLPFLGVDDEADILGSGMESSDEYSENYTGWVGIMVLLLDQGGKLGSLKFNGEWKFVDYGPDILFDDMVYFKGNICAIDRQGRTYLINGPESRVIETISKPLCLIYASDCRKLLMSFDNKLHMIVREIQKFRVFELDEVNHRWERVTLGDSILFISNIRSFMFDAKEFPGCEGKGNCILFPTNSFPCYSSADNDLFKGASRNLEIGVFYLDQDCSQHLSTYPYLSVLFTPPSWLFTDSTSPTCATKKSGGTHIKSNLVPPTFCQNIIDLDLNPMIGNEKGASVEKFQATSPDLIQVLQKLWDKYGNIIEGHAIRSDVLLKCALEELAKMIIILQQNTQKTLNSSQVENLQSTLADLQTLNFRVEWLVPIVAKASKSLQIREKIDTITKLEATRSKLVAELREVEEKILIEQNMIAAYGEIDSPLLILD, translated from the exons atgggagagagaaagggaaatGTTAAGATAAAGCGGTGGAAGGTGGATTGGTCCAATCTCCCTGAACAAGCGCTTTCAAGAATTATCTATTACCTTGACTACGGGTACGATCATTCTAGATTTCGAGCAGTTTGCAAGAACTGGCGTTCTTCTTCTGATCCCCCAGACTGCCTTTTATATTACAATCTGCCCCTCAAAATCCCTACGCATTCCCCAGTTTTTAAGAGTTCGACTCACCCTGTATTCCTAATGTATGGAGAATTCTGTCTTATTCAACCCCTTCACGATTCCTCCAAATCTTTCTTTGTCTTTGTTGAGGAGCTCACTCCTGGTAAGCTTCGCCTTCTACATCCCATCACCGGTATTCCCTTCCACAATATCTCCACCTCTATTAACTTGTTCGATTTTCAACTTGATTATCCTTTTTATTCAACAAACATCTGCTTCGCCAACGGTGATCAGAATGTATTCAATTCCAATGGTCTCTCATTTTGGAGTAATCATCCTGTTAAGACTAAAGTTCTCCCCTTTTTGGGTGTTGATGATGAGGCTGATATTTTAGGAAGTGGAATGGAAAGTTCTGATGAATATTCAGAGAATTACACCGGTTGGGTGGGTATTATGGTGTTGTTGCTTGATCAAGGAGGAAAATTGGGGTCCTTGAAGTTCAATGGTGAATGGAAGTTTGTAGATTATGGCCCGGATATTTTGTTTGATGACATGGTGTATTTTAAGGGCAATATTTGTGCTATTGATCGTCAAGGAAGAACTTACCTTATCAATGGTCCTGAATCGAGGGTGATTGAAACGATATCTAAGCCGCTTTGTCTTATCTATGCTAGTGACTGCCGGAAACTCTTGATGAGTTTTGATAACAAGTTGCACATGATTGTTAGAGAAATTCAGAAATTCCGGGTTTTTGAGTTGGATGAGGTGAATCATAGGTGGGAGAGAGTAACATTGGGAGATTCCATATTGTTTATAAGCAATATCAGGTCTTTTATGTTTGATGCTAAAGAGTTTCCAGGATGTGAAGGTAAAGGGAATTGCATCCTGTTCCCCACCAACAGTTTTCCTTGTTATTCTTCTGCTGATAATGATTTGTTTAAAGGAGCAAGCAGGAATCTCGAGATTGGTGTGTTCTATTTAGATCAAGATTGCTCTCAGCATTTATCAACTTACCCGTACTTATCTGTATTGTTTACGCCTCCTTCGTGGCTCTTCACTGATTCAACCTCCCCCACATG TGCAACAAAGAAATCTGGAGGAACACATATCAAGTCTAACTTGGTACCGCCCACTTTCTGTCAGAATATAATTGATTTGGACTTAAATCCAATG ATTGGTAATGAGAAAGGTGCTTCAGTTGAGAAGTTCCAAGCAACTAGCCCTGATTTGATACAGGTTTTGCAAAAACTTTGGGATAAATATGGGAATATAATTGAAGGGCATGCCATTCGCAGTGACGTACTTTTGAAATGTGCCTTGGAGGAACTAGCAAAGATGATCATCATTCTTCAACAAAACACACAGAAGACCCTGAATTCATCCCAAGTTGAAAACCTGCAGTCCACTCTAGCCGACCTTCAGACCTTGAATTTCAGAGTTGAATGGCTTGTTCCTATTGTTGCTAAAGCTTCTAAATCTCTACAAATTAGAGAGAAGATTGATACGATCACGAAGCTAGAAGCAACAAGGTCCAAGCTCGTAGCAGAATTGCGTGAAGTTGAAGAAAAAATATTGATTGAGCAGAACATGATTGCAGCTTATGGTGAAATTGACTCACCTCTACTGATCTTGGACTAG